The DNA segment GCGTCAGCCGGGCGTTGAGGTCCGGCGCGCCGATCGCCTGCTCCACCTCGACGGCGGCGGTGCGCCGCCACTCCCGTACGCGCAGCGCCATCCGCTCCGCGTCACCGGGCCCGCCGATCTCGTAGCGCGCCCCCGCCCTGAGATGGCGTCCCTTCACCAGCCGCAGGTCCGCGACCGGCTGCCCGTCCGGCATGAGGACGGTCGTGCCGCGCGCCCGGGTCGACTCGGCCACGTCGCAGAGCAGCGAGGCGAGTGCGTCGACCAGTTCGGGGCCCACGGCCAGGACGGTGACGGAGTGGCGGAGGACGGCCATCGGCTGCGGCCCTCAGATGCTCAGCGAGCGGGCGGTGTTGACCTGGGCCATCACCATCGGGAAGGTCTCCGCCGCCATGGCCGGGATCATCGTGGAGTGGTGCCGTCCCCCGCTGGTCACGGTGACCTGCACGAAGCCCGTCGTCCGCTTCTCCTTCATCAGCAGGAAGAGCAGACCGATCAGGCACAGCAGCGCGAAGACGATCGCCAGCACGATCGCGACCGGCGGGATCTTCTCCTCGGTGCGGGACATGTCCGTCGCCGTCCACACCGCGCCCTTCAGCGGCATCGGCCCGCTCGGCGTCACGATCGAGTCGCTCATCACCGTGATGTCGCCTATGGACAGCACCGGCGTACCGGCGACCGCCGGAACGGCCCCCGGCTGCCCCGGATAGCCGTACGACGGGGGCTGCGCGGCCGGGTAGCCGTAGCCGGCGGGCGGCGAGGACGGCGGCGGGCCCGAGAGCGGCTGCGGGTAGCCGTAGACCGGGTTCCCGCCCGCCGGATAGCCGTAGCCCTGGGCACCCGGCGCGGCGGGCGGTGTGTCCGGCTTCCGGCCCGGCCCCCAGGTGGACGCGTCGTCCGCGTACGGATTCGGCTCGCTCAACGTTCCCCGCTCTCGTCCGGACCGCGCACCCCCGTGCGCGGGAAGTCCCGCACGACCGTACCCTCCGGGCCCGCGCGAGTCAGCAAGAGGCCCCGCCTCCCGCGGAGTTCGCACTCCGCGGGGGACGGGGCCCCGGCTGCCGCGGGCCGCGGCGGACGGATCAGAAGCGACGCGTGATCAGCGCGCGCTTGACCTCCTGGATCGCCTTGGTGACCTCGATGCCACGCGGGCAGGCGTCCGTGCAGTTGAAGGTGGTGCGGCAACGCCACACACCGTCACGGTCGTTGAGGATCTCCAGGCGCTGCTCGCCGCCCTCGTCGCGCGAGTCGAAGATGAAGCGGTGGGCGTTGACGATCGCCGCCGGGCCGAAGTACTGGCCGTCGTTCCAGAACACCGGGCACGAGGACGTGCACGCGGCGCACAGGATGCACTTGGTGGTGTCGTCGAAGCGCTCGCGGTCCTCGGGCGACTGCAGGCGCTCGCGGGTCGGCTCGTTCCCCTTGGTGATGAGGAAGGGCATGACGTCGCGGTACGCCTGGAAGAACGGGTCCATGTCGACCACGAGGTCCTTGAGGACCGTGAGGCCCTTGATGGCCTCGATCATGATCGGCTTCTCCGGACTGATGTCCTTGATCAGCGTCTTGCAGGCGAGCCTGTTCTTGCCGTTGATCCGCATGGCGTCCGAACCGCAGATGCCGTGCGCGCAGGACCGGCGGAACGTGAGCGTTCCGTCCTGGTCCCACTTGATCTTGTGGAGGGCGTCGAGGACGCGCTCCTTCGGGTCGATCTCCAGCTGGAAGTCCTGCCACTGGGCCTCGTCGGAGACCTCCGGGTTGAACCGCCGGATGCGGAACGTGACCGTGATGTTGGGCGAGTCGGCGAAGCCCGGCTCGGGCTCCGGCGCCTTGTCGGCCTTGTCCAGGGTGGGTGTAGCCATCAGTACTTACGCTCCATCGGCTGGTAGCGGGTCTGGACGACCGGCTTGTAGTCCAGCCGGATCGACTCGGTGCCGTCCTCGGCGACCTCGCGGTACGCCATGGTGTGGCGCATGAAGTTGACGTCGTCGCGGTTCGGGAAGTCCTCGCGGTAGTGACCGCCGCGCGACTCCTTGCGGGCCAGCGCCGAGGTGGCCATGACCTCGGCGAGGTCGAGCAGGTTGCCCAGCTCGATGGCCTCCAGCAGGTCCGTGTTGAACCGCTTGCCCTTGTCCTGGATGGACACGTCCAGGTAGCGCTTGCGCAGCTCCCCGATCTTGTCGACCGCGGTCTTGATCGTCTGCTCGGTGCGGAACACCATCACGTTGGCGTCCATGCACTCCTGGAGCTCCTGGCGGAGCGCGGCGACGCGCTCGGTGCCCGTGGAGTTCCGCAGCCGCTCGACCTGGTCGACGACGGCCTGTGCCGGGTTCTCGGGAAGCT comes from the Streptomyces sp. NBC_00525 genome and includes:
- a CDS encoding succinate dehydrogenase iron-sulfur subunit, producing MATPTLDKADKAPEPEPGFADSPNITVTFRIRRFNPEVSDEAQWQDFQLEIDPKERVLDALHKIKWDQDGTLTFRRSCAHGICGSDAMRINGKNRLACKTLIKDISPEKPIMIEAIKGLTVLKDLVVDMDPFFQAYRDVMPFLITKGNEPTRERLQSPEDRERFDDTTKCILCAACTSSCPVFWNDGQYFGPAAIVNAHRFIFDSRDEGGEQRLEILNDRDGVWRCRTTFNCTDACPRGIEVTKAIQEVKRALITRRF